The following are from one region of the Actinoplanes sp. L3-i22 genome:
- a CDS encoding SDR family NAD(P)-dependent oxidoreductase, with protein sequence MAKTLTAASTIGDWLAHPEGGPALRHLLGQGGTFDESKLSPVRQLPLQQLVALSQGQFPQEAVDALVLQVNGGVLPTEETDTGAWREKITPGRFAGQTVIVTGAASGIGRATASRIAREGGRVIAVDITAEGLKSLADDLGDAIVPVTADITRDADIAEIVAAAGDRIDGLANIAGVVDDFTPVHETSDQVWDRVFAVNVDGVFKLTRATIPAMLAARRGAIVNVASEAALRGNAAGIAYTASKHAVVGITKNTAFMYGSEGIRVNAVAPGGVATGMRPTNQSAFGLGKTGPFLQLIPAVAAAEHLAAAITFLLSDDAVNLNGVILPSDGGWSIQ encoded by the coding sequence ATGGCCAAGACCCTGACCGCCGCCAGCACCATCGGCGACTGGCTGGCACACCCGGAGGGCGGCCCCGCGCTGCGCCACCTGCTCGGCCAGGGCGGCACGTTCGACGAGTCCAAGCTCAGCCCGGTCCGGCAGCTGCCGCTGCAGCAGCTGGTCGCGCTCAGCCAGGGCCAGTTCCCCCAGGAAGCCGTCGACGCGCTGGTCCTGCAGGTCAACGGCGGCGTGCTCCCGACTGAGGAGACCGACACCGGCGCCTGGCGGGAGAAGATCACCCCGGGCCGCTTCGCCGGCCAGACCGTGATCGTCACCGGCGCCGCCTCGGGCATCGGCCGCGCCACGGCGTCCCGCATCGCCCGCGAGGGCGGCCGGGTGATCGCCGTCGACATCACCGCCGAGGGCCTCAAGTCGCTCGCCGACGACCTCGGCGACGCGATCGTGCCGGTGACCGCCGACATCACCCGGGACGCGGACATCGCCGAGATCGTCGCCGCCGCCGGCGACCGGATCGACGGCCTGGCCAACATCGCCGGCGTCGTCGACGACTTCACCCCGGTCCACGAGACGTCCGACCAGGTCTGGGACCGGGTCTTCGCGGTCAACGTCGACGGCGTCTTCAAACTCACCCGCGCGACGATCCCGGCCATGCTCGCCGCCCGCCGCGGCGCGATCGTCAATGTCGCCTCGGAAGCCGCGCTGCGCGGAAATGCCGCCGGAATCGCCTACACCGCGTCCAAGCACGCGGTCGTCGGCATCACCAAGAACACCGCGTTCATGTACGGCAGCGAGGGCATCCGCGTCAATGCGGTCGCGCCGGGCGGCGTCGCCACCGGCATGCGCCCCACCAACCAGTCCGCGTTCGGCCTCGGCAAGACCGGCCCGTTCCTGCAGCTCATCCCGGCGGTCGCGGCCGCCGAGCACCTGGCCGCCGCCATCACGTTCCTGCTCAGCGACGACGCGGTCAATCTGAACGGCGTCATTCTCCCCTCCGACGGCGGCTGGTCCATCCAATAA
- a CDS encoding MDR family MFS transporter, whose amino-acid sequence MTSGDTAAMVSRRQTNIVFTAILLGMLLAALDQTIVSTALPTIVADLGGAGHMSWVVTAYLLAETISTVLAGKFGDLFGRKTVFQISVLVFVGGSVLCGIAQDMVMLIGARAIQGIGGGGLMVTAMALIADVIPLRDRGRYQGALGAVFGVTTVVGPTLGGLFTDHLSWRWAFYINVPVAIVVLGIAARAIPSIRSGTRPVVDYAGIALVALGASSMILALSWGGNEYAWGSFTIVGLFAASVVLLTAFVLVELRTPEPMLPMRLFRNSVFVVCSTLSFIVGFAMLGAMTFLPTYLQYVDGVSATGSGVRTLPMVAGLFLTSILSGNLVSRTGKYRIFPILGGAVLSVGLWLMSTMGPGTGAWLMSLYMFVLGMGIGLSMQVLTIVVQNTVPYADLGTATSGVTFFRTLGSSFGTAIFGTLFSNKLATFPAVQNPAAASPEALHRLSGALADPIIAAYADTIAYVFRWVVPVAVLGFVVAWFLKELPLRDGARSHATDVGEGFQAPAPTDRVAQLERAISDTMRKAGHDRTVLDEILADSGGRLSRSQAWAMGQTHLYTRARGHADVDAIARTHRMPPEVLQPAFTDLCQAGYARLDGDTVRLTESGQEQFDRVRQAWREWLDARLEDFTMTDPGDRALLDQALTNIATRLVDEPAPAGSPGRA is encoded by the coding sequence ATGACCAGCGGTGACACGGCCGCGATGGTGAGCCGGCGCCAGACGAACATCGTCTTCACGGCGATCCTGCTCGGCATGCTGCTCGCCGCGCTGGACCAGACGATCGTCTCGACCGCGCTGCCGACCATCGTCGCCGACCTCGGCGGCGCCGGGCACATGTCCTGGGTGGTCACGGCGTATCTGCTGGCCGAGACGATCTCGACGGTGCTGGCCGGGAAGTTCGGCGACCTGTTCGGGCGCAAGACGGTCTTCCAGATCAGCGTGCTGGTGTTCGTCGGCGGCTCGGTGCTGTGCGGGATCGCGCAGGACATGGTGATGCTGATCGGGGCGCGGGCGATCCAGGGGATCGGCGGCGGTGGCCTGATGGTGACCGCGATGGCGCTGATCGCGGACGTCATCCCGCTGCGCGACCGGGGGCGGTACCAGGGCGCGCTGGGCGCGGTCTTCGGCGTCACCACGGTGGTCGGGCCGACCCTGGGCGGGCTGTTCACCGATCATCTGAGCTGGCGCTGGGCGTTCTACATCAACGTGCCGGTGGCGATCGTGGTGCTCGGGATCGCGGCCCGGGCCATCCCGTCGATCCGGTCCGGCACCCGGCCGGTCGTCGACTACGCCGGGATCGCCCTGGTCGCGCTCGGGGCGTCCAGCATGATCCTGGCGCTGTCCTGGGGCGGCAACGAGTACGCCTGGGGCTCGTTCACCATCGTCGGCCTGTTCGCCGCCTCGGTCGTGCTGCTCACCGCGTTCGTGCTGGTCGAGCTCAGGACGCCGGAGCCGATGCTGCCGATGCGGCTGTTCCGCAACTCGGTGTTCGTGGTCTGCTCGACGCTGAGCTTCATCGTCGGGTTCGCGATGCTCGGCGCGATGACGTTCCTGCCGACGTATCTGCAGTATGTGGACGGTGTCTCGGCGACCGGGTCCGGGGTGCGGACGCTGCCGATGGTCGCGGGGCTGTTCCTGACCTCGATCCTGTCCGGCAACCTGGTCAGTCGTACCGGTAAATATCGGATTTTTCCGATCCTTGGCGGCGCGGTGCTGAGCGTCGGGCTGTGGCTGATGTCGACCATGGGACCGGGGACCGGCGCGTGGCTGATGTCGCTCTACATGTTCGTGCTCGGCATGGGGATCGGGCTGAGCATGCAGGTGCTGACGATCGTCGTGCAGAACACCGTCCCGTACGCCGACCTGGGCACCGCTACCTCGGGCGTCACGTTCTTCCGGACGCTGGGCAGCTCGTTCGGCACGGCGATCTTCGGCACGTTGTTCAGCAACAAGCTCGCCACCTTCCCGGCGGTCCAGAACCCGGCCGCGGCCAGCCCCGAGGCGCTGCACCGGCTGAGCGGCGCGCTGGCGGATCCGATCATCGCGGCGTACGCGGACACCATCGCCTACGTCTTCCGCTGGGTCGTCCCGGTCGCCGTCCTCGGCTTCGTCGTCGCGTGGTTCCTCAAGGAGCTGCCGCTGCGCGACGGCGCCCGCTCGCACGCCACCGACGTGGGCGAGGGCTTCCAGGCGCCGGCCCCCACCGACCGGGTCGCGCAACTCGAGCGGGCGATCAGTGACACCATGCGCAAAGCCGGACATGACCGGACGGTGCTGGACGAGATCCTGGCCGATTCGGGTGGCCGGCTCAGCCGTTCGCAGGCCTGGGCGATGGGACAGACGCACCTGTACACGCGGGCGCGGGGGCATGCCGACGTGGACGCGATCGCGCGGACCCACCGGATGCCGCCGGAGGTGCTGCAACCCGCGTTCACCGACCTCTGCCAGGCCGGATACGCCAGACTCGACGGTGACACGGTGCGTCTCACCGAGTCCGGCCAGGAACAGTTCGACCGGGTGCGGCAGGCCTGGCGGGAGTGGCTCGACGCCCGGCTGGAGGATTTCACGATGACCGATCCCGGCGACCGCGCCCTGCTGGACCAGGCGCTGACCAACATCGCCACGAGGTTGGTGGACGAGCCCGCGCCGGCCGGTTCCCCCGGCCGAGCCTGA
- a CDS encoding exo-alpha-sialidase codes for MTGVRLLVGTRKGAFILTSDGTRQDWKVDGPHFAGWEIYHLNGSPADPDRLWASQTSGWFGQIMQRSDDGGQNWQAIGNDFGYAAPVGDHLWYDGTARPWEFKRIWHLEPSRTDPDTVWAGAEDAALYKSTDGGQKWEELTALRQHRTGPSWQPGAGGMCLHTILLHPTDPERMYVAISAAGAFRTDDGGATWLPINAGLRSGGIPDEDAEVGHCVHRLAMHPSRPDTLFMQKHWDVMRTDDAGGRWREISGDLPTDFGFPIAVHAHEPETIYVVPITSDSLHYVMDGKLRVYRSRSGGGEWEALTTGLPQSHCYVNVLRDAMAVDTLDECGIYFGTSAGQVYASSDSGDTWTAVVRDLPPVLSVEVQVLP; via the coding sequence ATGACTGGCGTACGACTTCTGGTAGGCACACGCAAGGGCGCGTTCATCCTCACCTCGGACGGGACGCGCCAGGACTGGAAGGTCGACGGGCCGCACTTCGCGGGCTGGGAGATCTACCACCTCAACGGTTCCCCGGCCGATCCGGACCGGCTCTGGGCATCCCAGACGTCCGGCTGGTTCGGCCAGATCATGCAGCGCTCCGACGACGGCGGGCAGAACTGGCAGGCGATCGGCAACGACTTCGGTTACGCCGCGCCGGTCGGTGACCACCTCTGGTACGACGGCACCGCCCGCCCGTGGGAGTTCAAGCGCATCTGGCATCTGGAGCCGTCCCGGACCGACCCGGACACCGTCTGGGCCGGCGCCGAGGACGCCGCGCTCTACAAGTCCACCGACGGCGGGCAGAAGTGGGAGGAGCTGACCGCGCTGCGGCAGCACCGGACCGGCCCGTCCTGGCAGCCCGGTGCGGGCGGGATGTGCCTGCACACCATCCTGCTGCACCCCACCGACCCGGAGCGGATGTACGTGGCGATCTCCGCGGCCGGGGCGTTCCGCACCGACGACGGCGGCGCGACCTGGCTGCCGATCAACGCCGGCCTGCGCTCCGGCGGCATCCCGGACGAGGACGCCGAGGTCGGGCACTGCGTGCACCGGCTCGCCATGCACCCGTCCCGGCCGGACACGCTCTTCATGCAGAAGCACTGGGACGTGATGCGGACCGACGACGCCGGCGGCCGGTGGCGCGAGATCAGCGGCGACCTGCCGACCGACTTCGGCTTCCCGATCGCGGTGCACGCCCACGAGCCGGAGACGATCTACGTCGTCCCGATCACCAGCGACTCGCTGCACTATGTGATGGACGGCAAGCTGCGCGTCTACCGCAGCCGCAGCGGTGGCGGGGAGTGGGAGGCGCTGACGACGGGCCTGCCGCAGTCGCACTGCTACGTCAACGTGCTGCGGGACGCGATGGCCGTGGACACCCTCGACGAGTGCGGCATCTACTTCGGGACCAGCGCCGGGCAGGTGTACGCGTCGTCGGACAGCGGCGACACCTGGACCGCGGTGGTGCGCGACCTGCCGCCGGTGCTCTCCGTCGAGGTCCAGGTGCTGCCGTGA
- a CDS encoding response regulator, with the protein MTIRILVVDDEPQIVRALRINLKARGYEVETARDGAAALHVAAHFHPDLVVLDLGLPDMEGAEVIAGLRGWTTVPIIVLSGRAGSADKVEALDAGADDYVTKPFGLDELLARIRAVTRRVQPAGTESPLVNIGHFEVDLAARSISGDVKLTPTEWQLLEHLLRHPGKLISQRQLLHDVWGPQYQTETNYLRQYMARLRRKLEDDPARPRHLLTEPGMGYRFRP; encoded by the coding sequence ATGACCATCCGGATTCTGGTGGTGGATGACGAGCCGCAGATCGTGCGCGCGCTCAGGATCAACCTCAAGGCGCGAGGGTACGAGGTGGAGACCGCCCGCGACGGCGCCGCCGCCCTGCACGTCGCCGCCCACTTCCACCCCGACCTGGTGGTGCTCGACCTCGGCCTGCCCGACATGGAGGGTGCCGAGGTGATCGCCGGCCTGCGCGGCTGGACCACCGTGCCGATCATCGTGCTGTCCGGGCGGGCCGGCAGCGCCGACAAGGTGGAGGCGCTGGACGCCGGCGCGGACGACTACGTGACCAAGCCGTTCGGGCTGGACGAGTTGCTCGCCCGGATCCGCGCGGTGACCCGGCGGGTGCAGCCGGCCGGGACCGAGTCACCCCTGGTCAACATCGGACATTTCGAAGTCGACCTGGCGGCCCGCTCGATCAGCGGCGACGTGAAGCTCACCCCGACCGAGTGGCAGCTGCTGGAGCACCTGCTCCGGCACCCGGGCAAGCTGATCTCCCAGCGGCAGCTGCTGCACGACGTGTGGGGGCCGCAGTACCAGACCGAGACGAACTACCTGCGGCAGTACATGGCCCGGCTGCGCCGCAAGTTGGAGGACGATCCGGCGCGTCCGCGGCACCTGCTCACCGAACCGGGCATGGGATATCGCTTCCGGCCATGA
- a CDS encoding methyl-accepting chemotaxis protein gives MRWFGSREAGEEVARPVPRDIEALEELVLALDSAIDETTAWRITVASTVESYDFGYGAIWIPEGGQLKLLHEVGRISSQVQAVTAGSVLRPDTGLIGRAYRTRQTAVAESPDECGDCRRCEAAMKAGMIAGAAIPVVRGTEVLAILEYYSPTPLYLDTARREKLAAIARIAERARTSAVAAAELRQAADDRIAVTTVVNQLGSAQDSQSALRAALDAVRKAFGWAYGSYWEVDPNENVLKFQVESGSAGDEFRKVTLAATFAEGVGLSGRAWRARDLVFVRDLSDLTDCVRAPAAGRAGVRSGVCFPIMSHDQIVGTMDFFTTEYIDLSESRAAALRNVQQLTNQRLEVLRAGERSATNARALLDTVERLRNASGDATAVAEQAVTRASAMTAEVAALGQASTAIGDVIKIIESIAEQTNLLALNATIEAARAGEAGKGFAVVAGEVKDLARETAEATQKVAQQIAGIQASAETVAAGIHTTSETIGKMDAVQVRMNDVLAEQAEMARALEG, from the coding sequence GTGCGATGGTTCGGTTCGCGGGAGGCCGGCGAGGAGGTCGCGCGGCCCGTCCCACGTGACATCGAGGCCCTGGAAGAGCTGGTCCTGGCCCTGGACTCGGCGATCGACGAGACCACGGCCTGGCGGATCACGGTGGCCAGCACGGTCGAGTCCTACGACTTCGGATACGGCGCCATCTGGATCCCCGAGGGCGGCCAGCTGAAGTTGCTGCACGAGGTCGGGCGGATCAGCTCGCAGGTGCAGGCGGTCACCGCCGGTTCGGTGCTGCGGCCCGACACCGGCCTGATCGGGCGCGCCTACCGGACCCGGCAGACGGCGGTCGCCGAGTCCCCGGACGAGTGCGGCGACTGCCGGCGCTGCGAGGCCGCGATGAAGGCCGGAATGATCGCCGGGGCCGCCATCCCGGTGGTCCGGGGCACCGAGGTGCTCGCGATCCTGGAGTACTACTCGCCCACCCCGCTCTACCTGGACACCGCGCGCCGGGAGAAGCTCGCCGCCATCGCCCGGATCGCCGAGCGGGCCCGGACCAGCGCGGTCGCCGCGGCCGAGCTGCGCCAGGCGGCCGACGACCGGATCGCGGTCACCACCGTGGTCAACCAGCTCGGCTCGGCGCAGGACAGCCAGTCCGCGCTGCGGGCCGCCCTCGACGCGGTGCGCAAGGCGTTCGGCTGGGCGTACGGCTCGTACTGGGAGGTCGACCCGAACGAGAACGTGCTCAAGTTCCAGGTCGAGTCCGGCTCGGCCGGCGACGAGTTCCGCAAGGTCACGCTGGCCGCCACGTTCGCCGAGGGGGTGGGCCTCTCCGGCCGCGCCTGGCGGGCCCGGGACCTGGTCTTCGTCCGCGATCTGTCCGACCTCACCGACTGCGTGCGGGCGCCCGCCGCCGGCCGCGCCGGGGTCCGCTCCGGGGTCTGCTTCCCGATCATGAGCCACGACCAGATCGTCGGCACCATGGACTTCTTCACCACCGAGTACATCGACCTCTCCGAGTCCCGGGCGGCCGCCCTGCGCAACGTGCAGCAGCTGACCAACCAGCGTCTCGAGGTGCTGCGCGCCGGCGAGCGGTCGGCGACCAACGCGCGGGCGCTGCTGGACACCGTCGAACGGCTGCGCAACGCCAGCGGCGACGCCACCGCGGTCGCCGAGCAGGCGGTCACCCGCGCCTCGGCGATGACCGCCGAGGTGGCCGCGCTGGGGCAGGCCTCCACCGCGATCGGCGACGTCATCAAGATCATCGAGTCGATCGCCGAGCAGACGAACCTGCTCGCGCTCAACGCCACCATCGAGGCGGCCCGGGCCGGGGAGGCCGGCAAGGGCTTCGCGGTGGTCGCCGGCGAGGTCAAGGACCTGGCGCGGGAGACCGCCGAGGCGACCCAGAAGGTGGCCCAGCAGATCGCCGGGATCCAGGCCAGCGCGGAGACCGTCGCGGCCGGCATCCACACCACCAGCGAGACGATCGGCAAGATGGACGCGGTCCAGGTCCGGATGAACGACGTCCTCGCTGAACAGGCTGAAATGGCCCGCGCTCTGGAAGGGTGA
- a CDS encoding TetR family transcriptional regulator codes for MVRRTGAATREEIRSAATRLFRERGYSRTSVRDIAALAASNPALVIRHFGSKELLFLDTMQLTIDDEPLLAVPPAEFGERFVARLLADDDIRGVYLALVRGSNEPQIKERLQAIHERTFVGPLRSRLTGPDADLRARLAAAVVGGLLYALWVVGDTHLVAADPHDLVTRYGALLQQLITPP; via the coding sequence ATGGTGAGGCGTACGGGCGCGGCGACCCGCGAGGAGATCCGCTCGGCGGCGACCCGGCTGTTCCGTGAGCGCGGCTACTCCCGCACGTCGGTGCGGGACATCGCGGCCCTCGCGGCGAGCAACCCGGCCCTGGTGATCCGGCACTTCGGCAGCAAGGAGCTGCTGTTCCTGGACACCATGCAGCTGACCATCGACGACGAGCCGCTGCTCGCCGTGCCCCCGGCCGAGTTCGGTGAGCGGTTCGTCGCCCGGCTCCTCGCCGACGACGACATCCGTGGCGTCTACCTGGCGCTGGTCCGCGGTTCGAACGAGCCCCAGATCAAGGAGCGTCTGCAGGCCATCCACGAGCGCACCTTCGTCGGCCCGCTGCGCTCCCGCCTGACCGGGCCGGACGCCGACCTGCGGGCCCGGCTGGCGGCCGCGGTTGTCGGCGGTCTGCTCTACGCCCTCTGGGTGGTCGGCGACACCCACCTGGTCGCCGCCGACCCGCACGACCTGGTCACCCGCTACGGCGCCCTGCTCCAACAGCTGATCACCCCACCCTGA
- a CDS encoding MoaD/ThiS family protein, translating to MIRVELPVHLRTLAGAGKEVRVEVDGPVTQRAVLDAVERDYPMLAGTIRDRASGRRRPLVRFFACEEDLSNESPDDPLPERVVRGEEPFMVVGAMAGG from the coding sequence GTGATCCGGGTGGAGCTGCCGGTGCACCTGCGGACGCTGGCCGGCGCCGGCAAGGAGGTCCGGGTCGAGGTGGACGGGCCGGTCACCCAGCGGGCCGTGCTGGACGCGGTCGAGCGGGACTATCCGATGCTCGCCGGGACCATCCGGGACCGGGCCAGCGGGCGGCGGCGGCCGCTGGTGCGGTTCTTCGCCTGCGAGGAGGACCTGTCCAACGAGTCGCCGGACGATCCCCTGCCGGAGCGGGTGGTCCGCGGCGAGGAGCCGTTCATGGTCGTCGGCGCGATGGCCGGCGGCTGA